TAAGGAGAGTCAATGAAACATAGTAAAAGGTATAATGTCGCCTACACATTGTTCGATCGGCAGAAAAGATTTGATTTGAATGAAGGGGTAAGAATCTTGAAGAGCTTTCCCGCCTCCAAGTTCGATGAAACCGTGGAAATTCATTTCAATCTGGGAGTCGATCCTCGAAAAGCGGATCAACAAATTCGTAATTCACTGGTTCTACCCAATGGAACTGGAAAAGAAATGCGAGTTTTAGTATTTGCTGAAGGTGACAAGGCAGAAGAAGCCAAAAAAGCAGGCGCCGATTATGTAGGTGTGGATGATTTAATTGAAAAAATATCGGGCGGTTGGTTCGATTTTGATGTTGTTGTTTCCACACCCAATTTAATGGGACGCATTGGAAAGCTGGGACGCGTTCTTGGTCCCAGAGGGTTAATGCCCAATCCTAAAGTTGGAACGGTGACTATGGATATCGCGAAAGCGGTGCAAGAAGCAAAAGGCGGAAAAGTTACTTATCGGGTAGATAAATTTGCCAATCTACATATTCCGGTGGGGAAACTCAGTTTTGAAGAGGACAAGCTGAAAGAAAACATCAAAGCTGTCCTTGCCGCTGTTTTAAGAGATAGACCTTCCACTTTGAAAGGAGTTTATATTAAGAGCATAACTCTCTGCACAACGATGAGTCCCGGAATCAAAATTCAGGTCGCAAGCGCAGCCATAGAAGCAAGAAGCTAAGGGAGAATTAAAATGGTGCAAAGTGTTAAGTATGACATCGTAAAGGACTTGACAGAAAGATTAAGTAGCGCAAAAGCGATCATATTGGTGGATTATAAGGGAATAAACATTGAACAAGTGAATCAATTGCGCAACCGTTTTAGAGAAAGTCAAGTGGACTACTTTGTCCAAAAGAATACCCTGATCAAAATTGCACTTAATGATTTGGGTATTAAGGAGCTTGATCCTTATTTAAATGGTCCAACTGCAGTGGCAGTTTGTAAAGTGGATGAAATTTCACCTGCCCGCGAATTAGTCAAATTCTTGAAAGAGGTGATGGAAGATAAAAATTTCCCTTCGTTCAAAGCAGGTTTTGTGTCTGGGCATATATTTGATGCCGCTGAACTAACTACTTTGGCAAAACTACCATCCCGCGAAGAACTGCTTGCCCAAGTATTGAGATGCTTTAATGCACCACTTACTAACTTTGTAAGCATAAATCAGGGTATCATTCGCAAGTTTGTTTATGCCCTTGATGCCATAGCAAAAAAACAAGCTGAAGCCAGCTAAAAAAAATTATTCATATATCCAATGGAGGAACAATGTCCGATAAAAAGCAACAAGTAATTGATCTGATTAAGGAGATGACAGTTCTGGAGCTCTCTGAATTAGTGAAAGAAATGGAAGAAGTTTTTGGCGTATCTGCAGCAGCCCCTGTAGCAGCTGTTGCTACTTCAACTGCCGCTGCTGAAGGTGGAGAAAAAGAAGAACAGACAGAATTTGATGTCTTGTTAACCAGTGCCGGAGAGAAAAAGATTAATGTGATCAAAGTTGTGCGCGAGATTACCAAGCTTGGACTTAAGGAAGCAAAAGACCTCGTAGATAGCGCTCCGAAGATGATTTCTGAGAAAGTAAGCAAAGAAGAAGCTAATTCCATTAAGAAAAAACTTGAAGAAGTCGGTGCAACTGTCGAAGTCAAATAATCAAACCGTAATCAGGATAGGGGTCCAAAAAATGTCCGCAGGGACTTTTTTGGACCTGTTATCAGGTTATTGCTATTCCAAACTCTGGCTTTTTATCCTAAAAGCCATTTTGCATTTTCCATACTGCAATGACGCGATTTAAAGCGTGACTGATAAACTTATTAACTTAAAGAACCTATGGACAGGTTTGATAAAGACCTAAAAGGAGAGAGCTTTTGAGAAAGATCAAAAGTTATTCCCGAATTTCCGGAAGATTTGCCGAGCTCGGTATTCCCGAAGTTGAGATACCCAATCTTCTGGCAATGCAAGTTGATTCCTTTAACGAATTTCTCCAAAAGGAGATTCATCCTCAGCGCAGAGAGAAAAAGGGGTTACAATCAGTTTTTGAAAATATCTTCCCGATCGAAGATACGAAAGGTAACTTTCTGCTGGAATTTATAGAATATAATGTGTTGCAGGAGAAATATTCCATCGAAGAATGCCGAGAAAGGAATTTAACTTATCAGGCACCCTTAAAGGCAAAAATGCGCTTGAGCGTATTTGAGAATATAGAAGGTGTCCGTGAGCACAAAGATACTTTAGAGCAAGAAGTATTTATGGGAGAAATTCCTCTGATTACCGAACAGGGAACCTTTGTTATCAACGGAGCTGAAAGAGTTATTATTTCACAGCTACAGCGTTCGCCGGGTGTTTTCTTTTCCGAAGAAAAGCATCCCAGCGGAAAAACGCTATATTCTGCTAAAGTAATTCCTTATAGCGGTTCCTGGCTGGATTTTGACATCGATATTCATGATGTGATGTTCGTGCATATTGATAAAAGACGCAAACTTCCGGTAACAACTCTTTTTCGGGCAATTGGAATATCTTCCAATGAGGACTTGCGGAAAACATTCTATAAATCCGAAACCCTAAATTTAAAAGACGCCAAAGGGCGTCATCTATACGCAGATATTTATGAAGAGGGTAATCCTGCGCCCATTGCTTTGGCAAATGAGCAAATTACGGATACTTTGATTAAATTATTAACTGAGAAGAAAATCACCAAAGTAGAAGCGATAGATTACAATTATGAGATAGCCAGAAAAGTGTTGGAAAATACTCTGGCAAAAGATCCCACTACTAATCAGGAAGAAGCTCTCAAGAAAATTTACAGCTTAATTCGTCCGGGAGAAGATGCTCCTTTGGAAGCCGCCAAACAGCTGGTAGATAGAATGTTCTTCAACGAAAAAAGATATAATTTGGGTGAAGTGGGAAGGCATAAAATAAATACCCGCTTAAATATCAATGTGGATCCCAAAATTCTTACGCTTACAGTGGAAGATTTTGTGTCCATCTTTAAGACCCTTATAAATATCTATCACGATGATGATGAAGTTGATGACATTGATAACTTGGCAAATCGCAGAGTTCGGACCGTGGGTGAGCTTTTACAGGAACAATATAATTCTGGAATGGCTATGGTTGCCAGAATAATCCAAGAAAGAATGGCAATTTCGAACATTGATGAAATCACCGTGCATGATCTGGTGAACAGCAATGCCTTGATATCAGTAGTGCAGTCCTTCTTTTTAACTGGGCAGCTTTCGCAATTTATGGAACAGACCAATCCCCTTGCCGCTTTAAGACATAAAAGAGCTCTATCTGCATTAGGACCTGGAGGTTTGGCTCGTGAAAGAGCAGGATTTGAAGTGCGTGATGTGCATTCATCTCACTATGGCAGAGTATGCCCCATTGAAACACCTGAAGGTCCCAATATCGGTTTGATAGTATCTCCGGCAATTTATTCGCGGATAAATCATTTTGGTTTTATTGAAACACCTTATCGGAAGGTAATAGATGGTTATGTAACCGACGAATATGAATATTTGGATGCGGCTCAGGAAGAGAAATACATTATAGCTCAAAGTGATGTTCATTTGGATGATCATCGCAAAATTATGGATGAAATAATTTTTGCCAGAGACAGAGGAGATTTTGTTCAAGTAAGCCCTAAAAGCGTTCAATATATGGATGTAGCGCCTCAACAGATGGTTTCGGTATCGGCAGCGATGATTCCTTTTTTGGAACATGATGATGCCAATCGTGCTTTGATGGGTTCCAATATGCAGCGTCAGGCAGTTCCATTAATTAATCCGCAAGCGCCTTTAGTGGGAACGGGAATGGAAAAAATCGTTTCTATGGATACTTCTGCCATTGCGGTTGCCCCTTATGACGGTATTGTCACTCAAGTTACATCCGCTTTTATAGATTTGAAACCGACTAATGAAAAAGATGAAGCATATTATCTTTCTACTGGCAATCGCATTAATCTGAAAAAATTTGTCCGCACTAATCAGGACACTTGCATCAATCAACGACCTATCGTTAAAAAAGGCGATACGGTAAAAAAAGGACAGCCCATTTCGGACGGCGCTTGCGTAGAAGATAATCGTTTGGCGCTGGGAACCAATTTAATGGTTGCTTTTATGCCTTGGTATGGTTACAATTATGAAGATGCCGTAATTTTAAGTGAAAAAGTGGCGCGTGAGGATACTTTAACCTCTATTTACATTGAAGAATTGGAAGTGTTGGTGCGGAATGTGAAAAACGGAAGAGAAGAACTTGCTTATGACATTCCCAATGTTCCGGCCCAGGCATTAAAAAACTTGGATAAGACAGGTATCATCAGAGTTGGAAGCGTCATTCATGCTGGCGATGTAATCGTCGGAAAGGTAACTCCTAAAAGTATAGAGATTGATCCTTCTCCGGAAGAGAATTTGATGCGTGCTTTGTTTGGAGACCGTGCGGGCGATTTTACCAATAGTTCTCTCAAAGCCAAGCCAGGGATGGAAGGCGTAGTTATTGATGTAAAGGTATTTTCGCGTCTGGAAGAAGGCAGTGATCTGGAAGAAACAAATGAAGATAAAATTGAAAAACTAAAAGAAGAATTGGCTCTGCGTCGTAAAAAAATAGAAGAATTCAAAGAAGAAAAGCTTTCTACGGTTCTGGTAGGCAAAATAGCCAAGAACATTTGGGACGAAAAATCCAATGTTCCTTTCATTGCTCCCGGCAAGAAGATAACCAAAGAAGATATCAAGCGCATCAATTTTAAAAAACTCGATCTGGATGTGGAGCTGGTGGACGACAGAGAAGTAAATAACTACATCTATTCACAAATTGTGCTGAAGATTAAACAATCGCTGGAACAGAGCGATAATATATATAAAAAATCTCGCGAAAGAATCAAGCATGGAGATGAACTTCAATATGGTGTGCGAAAAATGGTTAAGGTTTATGTAGCCAAAAAACGCAAAATTGAAGTGGGTGATAAAATGGCTGGGCGTCATGGCAATAAGGGTGTTATATCCATTGTTGCTCCTATCGAAGATATGCCTTTTATGGAAGATGGAACCCCGATCGATATAGTTCTAAATCCTTTGGGGGTGCCTTCCAGAATGAATATTGGCCAGATTATGGAAACCCATCTGGGTTGGGCTGCCAAGACACTTGGTTTTGAAGTTGAGACCCCTATTTTTGATGGCGCTTCCAACGAAGATATTCGTTCCGAATTGAATAAAGCAGGTCTTCCTGAAGATGGTAAGACAGTTCTTTATGATGGTAAATCAGGTGAGCCATTCAAAGAAAGAGTAACCGTCGGCATTATTTATATGATGAAATTGAATCATTTGGTAGCCGATAAAATGCATGCTCGTTCCACAGGACCCTATTCATTGATTACGCAACAACCTTTGGGCGGAAAAGCTCAACACGGAGGTCAGCGTTTGGGAGAAATGGAAGTTTGGGCATTGGAAGCTTATGGTGCCTCCAATGTTTTGGAAGAAATGCTAACCGTTAAAAGTGACGATGTGGATGGAAGAAATAATGCCTTTAAGGCAATAACGCGAGGAGAAAATCCACCTTCTCCCGGAGTGCCTGAATCCTTCAATGTTCTGATCAGTGAGTTAAAATCGCTGGGCTTTGATATTGAATTTATCAAAGAAGAAGAGAATAGATAGAGGGGAGGAAAGATGTTAAAAGAAGCAAAACATGAAATAAGACCAAATGAATATGATGCCGTGCGTATTAAAATTGCCTCTCCCGAAACAATTAGAAAGGACTGGTCTAACGGAGAAGTAACAAAACCTGATACTCTCAATTATCGCACCCTAAAACCAGAAAAAGATGGTTTATTCTGCGAAAGAATATTTGGGCCCGAAAGAGATTACGAATGCGCTTGCGGAAAGTATAAAAAGAAAAGATTTCAAGGCACTTTATGTGAACGCTGCGGAGTATTAGTTACCACCTCTCGCGTGCGTAGAACAAGAATGGGTCATATAGAACTGGCTGTTCCGATTGCTCATATCTGGTTTGTTAAAAGCGCTCCCAGCAAAATCGGCACTTTACTTGATATGACCGTTAAAGACCTGGAAAGAGTGCTATATTACGAATCATTCATCGTTATAGACCCAGGAGACAGTCCCTACGAAAAAATGGAACTTCTGGAAGTTGATGAATATTACGAAATAAAAGACAAAGTTGGCGATAACTTTTTAGCGCTGATGGGGGGAGAGGCAATCAGAGAATTGCTGAAGCGCATAAATCTGAAAAATGAAGCGCTTGACCTCAGAACGCGTCTCAAATTTGAAGAATCTGCTCTCCGCAAACAAAAGCTGATAAATAAGCTCAAAATTGTAGATGCCTTCATTAAAAGTGATAATAAACCAGAAGATATGATTCTGGAAGCATTGCCAGTTTTACCTCCTACATTGAGACCCTTGGTTCCTTTGGAGGGAGGCCGTTTTGCCACTGCTGATTTTAATGATCTGTATAGAAGAGTTATTACGCGTAACAACCGTCTGAAAGCACTTTTGGAAATTCGTGCGCCGGAAGTTATTTTGCGCAATGAAAAAAGAATGTTGCAAGAAGCGGTGGATGCCTTAATTGATAATGGCAGAAAAGCTCGTCCCGTGCGTGGCAGAGGCAATCGTCCCTTAAAATCACTTACTGATCAGTTGAAAGGTAAGCAAGGCAGATTTCGTCAAAATTTATTGGGTAAACGCGTGGATTATTCTGGACGCAGTGTGATTACAGTTGGTCCTGAGCTTAAATTATATCAATGTGGAATTCCCAAAGAGATGGCAGTAGAGCTGTTCAAGCCATATTTGATTGAAAAACTGCAAAAGCTGGGCGAAGTAGATAAAGTAAAAAATGCCAAAAAACTGATTGAACGAAAACAACCTGAAATTTGGTCTATCTTGGAAGAAGTAATTAAGGATTACCCAGTTCTGTTAAACAGAGCTCCCACTCTTCACCGTTTGGGAATCCAAGCATTTATGCCAATTTTAACTGATAACAAAGCCATTCAGCTTCATCCTATGGTATGCGTTCCTTTCAATGCCGATTTTGACGGTGACCAAATGGGCGTGTATATTCCTCTTTCTTTGGAGGCACAAATTGAAGCCAGAGTTTTGATGCTTTCTACGCGTAATCTGTTATTGCCGGCAAATGGAAGATTAGCTATGGCAGCTAACCAGGATATTGTTTTGGGTTGCTATTATTTAACTATGGAAGAAACACCCCCACCGGTAAAAATTGAAGAATTGCGTCATTTCTATGGAACTGATGAAGTTATTTCTGCCTACGAAACAGAAGAACAATTAGGCAGCGCCAAAGGGGAATCTGTATATAAACGAAATTTAGATTTGCATACCTGGATTCGAGTAAAGCTGGAATCAGAATATATTGTAACTACTGTAGGAAGAGTGGTTTTTAATCAGATTATGCCACCCGAAATCGGTTTTCAAAACATTGTTTACGACAAAGGCAAATTGAACGATTTAGCTATGCTTTGTTATGATGCCGTCGGACAATGGAGAACCGCTCAAATATTGGATAACATCAAGGAAATGGGTTTTCGCTATGCTACCAGAGCTGGAGTTACTTTCAGCTTTGATGATATAATAGTTCCCGAAAAGAAAGCGGAAATCATTGCCCAGTCAGAAGAAGAAGTAAAAAAGATCACCGATTTACACCAAAAGGGTGGAATCACCGAAAATGAACGCTTTGGCAGAGTTGTTGACCAATGGAAGAAAACCACTGTGCGAGTTACCGATGAAATGATGGATGAGCTTTCCCAAACCGAAAATGGTTTGAATTCCATTTATATGATGTATAAATCCGGAGCTCGTGGCAGTAAAGACCAAATTAAACAATTGGGTGGTATGCGTGGTTTAATGGATAAACCAACCAAAATCGGTTCAATGGGTGGGGGAGATGTAATTGAAACCCCCATTAAGAGCAACTTTAAAGAGGGTTTAACCGTTCTGGAATATTTCGTTTCTACTCACGGAGCGCGTAAAGGATTGGCGGATACTGCTTTAAAGACAGCTGACGCCGGTTATTTAACCCGTCGTTTAGTAGATGTTGCTCAAAATGCCATTATTACCATAGATGATTGTGGAACGACTCGCGGCGTGAATATGACGGCTCTTAAAGAGGGTAATGAAATTGTGCAGACCTTGGCAGAACGAATTCAGGGCAGGACAGCTGTGGATGATGTTGTCAGCCCCATTACGGGAAGAGTTTTGGTTTCCGCGGGGGAAGAGATAACCAATAAAATGGCCAGAACCATTCAAAATCACGGCTTAATTTCTGTCCATGTGCGCAGCATTCTTACTTGTGAAGCGGATAGAGGTATCTGCAGTAAATGTTACGGTAGAAATTTGGCTACCCAGAAACCAGCCAAAATTGGTGAGCCAGTGGGTATTATTGCCGCTCAAAGCATTGGCGAACCCGGAACCCAATTAACGCTTAGAACTTTCCATATTGGAGGAGCAGCTTCCACAGCCACAGAATTGGCGGAAGTTGTTGCCACTCAAGATGGTATCGTAAAATTTGATCGAATGAATACGGTTACCAATCCGGAAAATCAGTTGATTTCGGTAAGCCATTTGGGCAGAATATTAATCGTGGATGAAAACGACGAAAACAAAGTGCTGGAAGAATTTAAAGTAGAATATGCCGCCACGGTTCATGTGCAGGATGGACAGAAAATTGCCAAAGATACCAAATTGCTTTCCTGGGATCAATTCAATAATCCGCTGATTTCTACGGCAAAAGGTGTTCTGCACTATGAGAATTTTATTAAGGATATCACCTTTAAAGAAGAATATAACGATATCACTCTTGCCCGTGAACTTACCATCATTGAATCCAAAGATCGCCGCAAACAACCCCAGTTCAGAATTGTGGGTGAGGATGGAACGATGCGTTTGATTCCCTTGCCTACGGGATTAGTCGTGCGCGTGGAAGATGGCAGTTTTGTTCATACCGGAGACATTTTGGGTCAGACCTCCAGAATGACTATCAAACAGCGTGATATAACAGGTGGTTTACCCAGAGTGCAAGAACTTTTTGAGGCAAGAGTTCCCAAAGATAAAGCTAAAATTTCTGATATTGACGGTGTGGTCACTATCGGTGGTTTGAAAAAGACCGGCAGAGATATATTCGTTACACCTCCCAATGGACTTTTTGCTCCTTACGATGGGAAAGTGGTTGTTCTTTATGATGAAGACAAAAATCAGTTCATTGCCGTTTTATCCGATAAAGCCGTTTTTAGTGAAAATGATGGCAAGGTAAGCATTCTGGAAGAAAATCATAAAAAAATCGTCCAAGTTACCAAACGCGGTCAAAAACCAGTTCAATATTCTGTTCCCAAAGGGATGCAGATTTTAGTTAGAGAAGGAGAATCGGTAAAAACAGGAGCTCCGCTTTGTGGTAAACTTTATGCTATTCCTGCCGAACAGGAAAGCATCGTTTCCACAGGGGATAGTGTTTCTCTGCATCAGCCCTTGGCAGGCAGAAAGTATATAATTCCATCCGGAAAACGCATTATCGTGCATCAGGGTGACTATGTGGAAAGTGGAGACGCTTTGTCCGATGGACCCTTAGACCCTCATGATATGTTAGTGAAAGGTGTTATTGAAGCTCAAATTCTTATCCTGAACGAAATTCAGGAGATATATCGTAAACAGGGCGTGAAAATAGACGATAAGCATGTTAGCGTAATCATTCGCCAGATGTTCAAAAAAGTGCGCATAACCGATAGTGGCAGCACCAGTTTTCTGCAAGGAGATATTGTAGATAAGATTCTGGTAGAAAAGGAAAATCGCGAAGCAATATCTTTCGGTAAAACACCTGCCCAATTTGAACAATTGTTATTAGGAATAACTAAAACTTCTTTGTTAACCGATAGTTGGTTATCCGCTGCTTCTTTCCAAGAGACCACGAAAGTTCTTACTAAAGCAGCCATCGAAGGTAGAATTGACCATCTTGAGGGTTTGAAGGAAAGCGTTATTATTGGCCACCGTATTCCTGTGGGAACCGGAACCAAAATCTATAATAATATGATTAAGCAAGCAGTTAGCGAAGGCAAATCAGTCGCCCAGATTATAGATGAATTCGCTCATCGTTCAGAACAAGAAGATAATGAGGATTATCTAAATTTCTAACCAAATAAACCCCAAATAAGAAAATAAAAGGAGAATATCAGTGCCAACCATTAACCAATTAGTCCGAAAGGGCAGAACCGAAGTGGAAAAGAAAAAAAAGAACAGGGCGCTTATGGAATGTCCGCAAAGGCGCGGAGTTTGTACTCGTGTTTATACAACTACGCCCAAGAAACCCAATTCGGCTCTCAGAAAAGTTGCGCGTGTCCGTCTTGTTAACGGATTTGAAGTTACAGCATATATTCCCGGCGAAGGTCACAACCTGCAAGAGCACTCAATTGTTTTAGTGCGCGGAGGCCGTGTTAAAGACCTTCCCGGTGTGCGTTATCATATTATTCGCGGAGCTCTTGATTCTGCAGGAGTGGAAAAACGCGAAAGATCTCGTTCCAAATATGGAACTAAACGTCCCAAAGCTAAAACGGGAAAATAAAGGGAGGATATAACTTATGCCCAGAAAACGAAAAGCTATTGTCAGGGAAGTCCTTCCCGATCCTAAATTTAACGATGTAACCGTTAGCAAGTTTATGAACTGCATAATGAAAAAAGGCAAAAAAAGTATCGCCGAAAAAATCGTATATGGCGCCTTCGATATTATCGCTGAAAAGACCAAAGAAGAACCGCTTGTTGTTTTTAAAGCCGCTTTGGAAAATGTGCGCCCCTTGGTAAAAGTTGTTTCCAGACGCGTCGGTGGCTCTAACTATCAAATTCCACTTGAAGTTAATGAAAAAAATGGCAAAGCATTAGCTTTCCGGTGGATCATTACCTATGCCCGCGCCAGAAGCGAAAATACAATGACGGAAAAACTTGCCGCCGAACTTATTGCCGCCTATAAAAAAGAAGGTGCTTCCATTAAAAAACGGGAAGATACTCATAAAATGGCTGATGCAAATAAAGCATTTGCCCACCTCAGATGGTAATTTAACTTTCCTAATTCCTGAATAGTAATGTGCCTTTACCTGTGTTTGACGGTAAAGGCATTTTTCTTTTAGGGGTGGCTAACTGCCAATTCGTTTCTCTTTTATATGTTTCTATAAGCTAATTCTGCTGATGTAGGTTGGCAAATTTTGTCAAAACCAGCTAAAATCTATGGTAAAGTAGAGAATATTCTTGCGCTAAAATTTCTCTAACTGCTCGCATTTTCATTTTTCTAACGGCTTATTTTTGAATACTTTCAT
Above is a window of Candidatus Cloacimonas sp. DNA encoding:
- the rplA gene encoding 50S ribosomal protein L1 is translated as MKHSKRYNVAYTLFDRQKRFDLNEGVRILKSFPASKFDETVEIHFNLGVDPRKADQQIRNSLVLPNGTGKEMRVLVFAEGDKAEEAKKAGADYVGVDDLIEKISGGWFDFDVVVSTPNLMGRIGKLGRVLGPRGLMPNPKVGTVTMDIAKAVQEAKGGKVTYRVDKFANLHIPVGKLSFEEDKLKENIKAVLAAVLRDRPSTLKGVYIKSITLCTTMSPGIKIQVASAAIEARS
- the rplJ gene encoding 50S ribosomal protein L10 gives rise to the protein MVQSVKYDIVKDLTERLSSAKAIILVDYKGINIEQVNQLRNRFRESQVDYFVQKNTLIKIALNDLGIKELDPYLNGPTAVAVCKVDEISPARELVKFLKEVMEDKNFPSFKAGFVSGHIFDAAELTTLAKLPSREELLAQVLRCFNAPLTNFVSINQGIIRKFVYALDAIAKKQAEAS
- the rplL gene encoding 50S ribosomal protein L7/L12, with amino-acid sequence MSDKKQQVIDLIKEMTVLELSELVKEMEEVFGVSAAAPVAAVATSTAAAEGGEKEEQTEFDVLLTSAGEKKINVIKVVREITKLGLKEAKDLVDSAPKMISEKVSKEEANSIKKKLEEVGATVEVK
- the rpoB gene encoding DNA-directed RNA polymerase subunit beta, which codes for MRKIKSYSRISGRFAELGIPEVEIPNLLAMQVDSFNEFLQKEIHPQRREKKGLQSVFENIFPIEDTKGNFLLEFIEYNVLQEKYSIEECRERNLTYQAPLKAKMRLSVFENIEGVREHKDTLEQEVFMGEIPLITEQGTFVINGAERVIISQLQRSPGVFFSEEKHPSGKTLYSAKVIPYSGSWLDFDIDIHDVMFVHIDKRRKLPVTTLFRAIGISSNEDLRKTFYKSETLNLKDAKGRHLYADIYEEGNPAPIALANEQITDTLIKLLTEKKITKVEAIDYNYEIARKVLENTLAKDPTTNQEEALKKIYSLIRPGEDAPLEAAKQLVDRMFFNEKRYNLGEVGRHKINTRLNINVDPKILTLTVEDFVSIFKTLINIYHDDDEVDDIDNLANRRVRTVGELLQEQYNSGMAMVARIIQERMAISNIDEITVHDLVNSNALISVVQSFFLTGQLSQFMEQTNPLAALRHKRALSALGPGGLARERAGFEVRDVHSSHYGRVCPIETPEGPNIGLIVSPAIYSRINHFGFIETPYRKVIDGYVTDEYEYLDAAQEEKYIIAQSDVHLDDHRKIMDEIIFARDRGDFVQVSPKSVQYMDVAPQQMVSVSAAMIPFLEHDDANRALMGSNMQRQAVPLINPQAPLVGTGMEKIVSMDTSAIAVAPYDGIVTQVTSAFIDLKPTNEKDEAYYLSTGNRINLKKFVRTNQDTCINQRPIVKKGDTVKKGQPISDGACVEDNRLALGTNLMVAFMPWYGYNYEDAVILSEKVAREDTLTSIYIEELEVLVRNVKNGREELAYDIPNVPAQALKNLDKTGIIRVGSVIHAGDVIVGKVTPKSIEIDPSPEENLMRALFGDRAGDFTNSSLKAKPGMEGVVIDVKVFSRLEEGSDLEETNEDKIEKLKEELALRRKKIEEFKEEKLSTVLVGKIAKNIWDEKSNVPFIAPGKKITKEDIKRINFKKLDLDVELVDDREVNNYIYSQIVLKIKQSLEQSDNIYKKSRERIKHGDELQYGVRKMVKVYVAKKRKIEVGDKMAGRHGNKGVISIVAPIEDMPFMEDGTPIDIVLNPLGVPSRMNIGQIMETHLGWAAKTLGFEVETPIFDGASNEDIRSELNKAGLPEDGKTVLYDGKSGEPFKERVTVGIIYMMKLNHLVADKMHARSTGPYSLITQQPLGGKAQHGGQRLGEMEVWALEAYGASNVLEEMLTVKSDDVDGRNNAFKAITRGENPPSPGVPESFNVLISELKSLGFDIEFIKEEENR
- the rpoC gene encoding DNA-directed RNA polymerase subunit beta', producing MLKEAKHEIRPNEYDAVRIKIASPETIRKDWSNGEVTKPDTLNYRTLKPEKDGLFCERIFGPERDYECACGKYKKKRFQGTLCERCGVLVTTSRVRRTRMGHIELAVPIAHIWFVKSAPSKIGTLLDMTVKDLERVLYYESFIVIDPGDSPYEKMELLEVDEYYEIKDKVGDNFLALMGGEAIRELLKRINLKNEALDLRTRLKFEESALRKQKLINKLKIVDAFIKSDNKPEDMILEALPVLPPTLRPLVPLEGGRFATADFNDLYRRVITRNNRLKALLEIRAPEVILRNEKRMLQEAVDALIDNGRKARPVRGRGNRPLKSLTDQLKGKQGRFRQNLLGKRVDYSGRSVITVGPELKLYQCGIPKEMAVELFKPYLIEKLQKLGEVDKVKNAKKLIERKQPEIWSILEEVIKDYPVLLNRAPTLHRLGIQAFMPILTDNKAIQLHPMVCVPFNADFDGDQMGVYIPLSLEAQIEARVLMLSTRNLLLPANGRLAMAANQDIVLGCYYLTMEETPPPVKIEELRHFYGTDEVISAYETEEQLGSAKGESVYKRNLDLHTWIRVKLESEYIVTTVGRVVFNQIMPPEIGFQNIVYDKGKLNDLAMLCYDAVGQWRTAQILDNIKEMGFRYATRAGVTFSFDDIIVPEKKAEIIAQSEEEVKKITDLHQKGGITENERFGRVVDQWKKTTVRVTDEMMDELSQTENGLNSIYMMYKSGARGSKDQIKQLGGMRGLMDKPTKIGSMGGGDVIETPIKSNFKEGLTVLEYFVSTHGARKGLADTALKTADAGYLTRRLVDVAQNAIITIDDCGTTRGVNMTALKEGNEIVQTLAERIQGRTAVDDVVSPITGRVLVSAGEEITNKMARTIQNHGLISVHVRSILTCEADRGICSKCYGRNLATQKPAKIGEPVGIIAAQSIGEPGTQLTLRTFHIGGAASTATELAEVVATQDGIVKFDRMNTVTNPENQLISVSHLGRILIVDENDENKVLEEFKVEYAATVHVQDGQKIAKDTKLLSWDQFNNPLISTAKGVLHYENFIKDITFKEEYNDITLARELTIIESKDRRKQPQFRIVGEDGTMRLIPLPTGLVVRVEDGSFVHTGDILGQTSRMTIKQRDITGGLPRVQELFEARVPKDKAKISDIDGVVTIGGLKKTGRDIFVTPPNGLFAPYDGKVVVLYDEDKNQFIAVLSDKAVFSENDGKVSILEENHKKIVQVTKRGQKPVQYSVPKGMQILVREGESVKTGAPLCGKLYAIPAEQESIVSTGDSVSLHQPLAGRKYIIPSGKRIIVHQGDYVESGDALSDGPLDPHDMLVKGVIEAQILILNEIQEIYRKQGVKIDDKHVSVIIRQMFKKVRITDSGSTSFLQGDIVDKILVEKENREAISFGKTPAQFEQLLLGITKTSLLTDSWLSAASFQETTKVLTKAAIEGRIDHLEGLKESVIIGHRIPVGTGTKIYNNMIKQAVSEGKSVAQIIDEFAHRSEQEDNEDYLNF
- the rpsL gene encoding 30S ribosomal protein S12; protein product: MPTINQLVRKGRTEVEKKKKNRALMECPQRRGVCTRVYTTTPKKPNSALRKVARVRLVNGFEVTAYIPGEGHNLQEHSIVLVRGGRVKDLPGVRYHIIRGALDSAGVEKRERSRSKYGTKRPKAKTGK
- the rpsG gene encoding 30S ribosomal protein S7 gives rise to the protein MPRKRKAIVREVLPDPKFNDVTVSKFMNCIMKKGKKSIAEKIVYGAFDIIAEKTKEEPLVVFKAALENVRPLVKVVSRRVGGSNYQIPLEVNEKNGKALAFRWIITYARARSENTMTEKLAAELIAAYKKEGASIKKREDTHKMADANKAFAHLRW